The Vigna unguiculata cultivar IT97K-499-35 chromosome 6, ASM411807v1, whole genome shotgun sequence genome contains a region encoding:
- the LOC114188739 gene encoding SWR1 complex subunit 6: MEDDGSSSIRRMSSRTRKVASKMAAALASADNRTQAALARLDALENDNAGFEIADANNDDDEASLDEEDQFYIQKKQSKGTKRKTRQAKALEARRAPRTFLELLHEANLESLPPHVPSYWKAAVGPPSSTSRRHFCTVCGFSANYTCVRCGMRFCSYRCQNVHNDTRCLKFVA; encoded by the exons ATGGAGGACGACGGTTCCAGCTCGATTCGCCGCATGTCAAGCCGAACGCGAAAAGTTGCGTCCAAAATGGCCGCCGCACTTGCCAGTGCCGACAACCGCACTCAG GCGGCACTTGCGCGCTTGGATGCTTTGGAGAATGACAATGCTGGTTTTGAAATTGCAGATGCCAATAACGATGATGATGAAGCTTCTCTCGACGAGGAGGATCAAT TTTATATACAGAAAAAGCAGTCTAAAGGCACAAAAAGAAAGACCAGACAGGCAAAAGCACTTGAAGCTAGGAGGGCCCCGAGAACATTCCTTGAGCTCTTGCATGAG GCTAACTTAGAATCATTGCCACCTCACGTGCCCTCCTATTGGAAAGCCGCAGTTGGACCTCCAAGCTCAACCTCCCGTCGCCACTTCTGCACTGTTTGTGGGTTTTCTGCTAATTACACTTGTGTGAGATGTGGTATGCGCTTTTGTTCCTATAGATGTCAAAATGTGCACAATGATACTCGTTGCTTGAAATTTGTAGCCTGA
- the LOC114188516 gene encoding cation/H(+) antiporter 24 encodes MYKGGIIVGPSLLGSNLWYRSHMTTETTRFIINNIGVLGFLLFLFIYGVKIDPGLLKRTGKVHVSTALMSMIIPSSTVFAVALTMRKDMDENFAKISSLGSIAAYLGTSSFPTLYHILEEFNLLNSDAGRISLASSMIGDAFGLFSLLAFEAAELGELGIMRAVWYLISLVLVISFLAFCVRPAMIWINKHTSEGHPLKETYVVIILLAAFFMALVTDVLGIAIACGPLFLGLAIPDGPHVGATLEKKTAAILGDFLLPFSFFMVGTYTDFYAMSASGWSHLSPLFIMVVIGYFVKFFTTWITLHLFRMPFRDALTVSLIMGLRGQVELVLFVHWIDKSIVMVPGFSLLVLLTGTVTAISCPLISILYDPTKPYMVNQRRTIQHHPPDKELRIVLCIFEQDAIHGLTHLLDISNPNQNCPFSISAVRLSELVGRVNPLFIDHEKQQVPPNYQWCSTIHVLERHQQLKEPYMKFHFFTAVTPKKTMFRDICELALEQEASLIILPFNTGDVHNHVNSQVLNNAPCTVAIFVDKGLLKTNNTLGSFRRSRYRFAVLFLGGGDSREALVYADKMLARDQVSLTVIRFLTHNFIGYNEIEKKLDDGIVTWFWVKNEINQRVVYREVVVRNGEETIAAIQAMNDGAFDLLIVGRKQGINPILLTGLSDWIETEELGLIGDYVSSSDFFGSASVLVIQQQTLRG; translated from the exons ATGTACAAGGGTGGTATCATCGTTGGACCGTCCCTTCTGGGGAGCAATCTATGGTACCGAAGTCACATGACAACCGAGACAACACGGTTCATAATAAACAACATCGGAGTATTGGGATTCctgttgtttcttttcatttatgGTGTGAAGATAGATCCAGGTCTTCTAAAAAGAACAGGGAAGGTTCATGTATCTACTGCATTGATGAGCATGATAATTCCGTCATCGACAGTGTTTGCTGTGGCACTAACGATGAGAAAGGACATGGACGAAAATTTTGCGAAGATTTCGTCTCTAGGATCAATAGCGGCATACTTGGGGACATCATCGTTCCCAACTCTCTACCATATCCTTGAAGAGTTCAACCTTCTAAATTCAGATGCGGGTCGAATATCATTGGCCTCGTCGATGATCGGTGACGCGTTTGGTTTGTTTTCTCTCTTAGCGTTTGAGGCTGCAGAGCTTGGAGAATTAGGGATAATGAGAGCGGTGTGGTATCTGATTTCTCTTGTGTTGGTCATATCGTTCCTTGCGTTTTGTGTTAGACCTGCAATGATATGGATCAACAAGCACACTTCTGAAGGGCACCCATTGAAAGAAACCTACGTAGTTATCATTCTTCTAGCAGCTTTTTTCATGGCTCTCGTAACTGACGTATTGGGCATAGCCATTGCTTGTGGACCTTTGTTTTTAGGGTTGGCGATTCCAGATGGGCCTCATGTGGGAGCAACACTTGAAAAGAAAACCGCAGCAATTCTGGGTGATTTCCTTCTACCATTCTCCTTCTTCATGGTGGGAACATACACTGATTTTTATGCCATGTCTGCTTCTGGTTGGTCCCACTTATCACCATTGTTTATCATGGTCGTAATTGGTTACTTTGTCAAATTCTTCACCACTTGGATTACTCTGCATCTCTTTCGAATGCCCTTCAGGGATGCTCTAACCGTGAGCCTCATCATGGGCTTAAGAGGCCAAGTTGAACTTGTATTGTTTGTGCATTGGATAGACAAAAGC ATCGTGATGGTGCCGGGCTTCTCATTGTTGGTACTTCTGACAGGAACAGTGACAGCAATTTCTTGTCCTTTGATCTCTATATTGTATGATCCAACAAAGCCATACATGGTGAACCAAAGAAGAACCATTCAACATCATCCTCCAGACAAAGAGCTTAGGATAGTGTTATGCATTTTTGAGCAAGATGCCATACATGGTCTCACACATCTACTTGATATCTCGAATCCAAACCAGAACTGTCCCTTTTCGATTTCAGCTGTTAGACTGAGCGAGCTCGTAGGTCGAGTCAACCCTCTGTTCATAGACCATGAAAAGCAACAAGTGCCTCCCAATTATCAATGGTGTAGCACCATACACGTGCTTGAACGTCATCAACAACTCAAAGAACCCTACATGAAGTTTCATTTCTTCACAGCTGTCACCCCGAAAAAGACCATGTTCCGAGACATATGCGAGCTTGCCCTAGAACAAGAAGCTTCTTTGATCATCTTACCTTTCAACACCGGTGATGTTCATAACCATGTGAATTCTCAAGTCTTGAACAACGCACCTTGCACAGTGGCAATCTTCGTTGACAAGGGTCTTCTTAAGACCAATAACACCTTGGGAAGTTTTCGAAGAAGTAGATATCGATTTGCCGTGTTGTTTCTCGGTGGTGGAGATTCCAGAGAGGCTCTTGTTTATGCAGATAAGATGCTTGCTCGCGATCAGGTGTCTCTCACAGTTATAAGGTTTCTCACTCACAACTTCATAGGGTACAACGAAATCGAGAAGAAGCTTGACGATGGAATTGTGACCTGGTTCTGGGTTAAGAATGAGATTAATCAGAGAGTGGTTTATAGAGAAGTGGTGGTTAGAAATGGAGAAGAAACTATCGCAGCGATTCAGGCTATGAACGATGGTGCTTTTGATCTTTTGATAGTGGGAAGGAAACAAGGGATAAACCCTATTCTTCTCACTGGTTTATCTGATTGGATTGAAACTGAAGAGTTGGGACTCATTGGAGATTATGTTTCCTCCTCAGATTTTTTTGGCTCGGCTTCTGTGTTAGTTATTCAACAACAAACCTTACGAGGTTAA